AAGTAGGATCGGTTACTAAGTATTTACTAAGAATTGTTTACTGGAATTGTTCACTGCATGTTTATCAAGTCGTCTTAAGATATTAATCATAGATGAGAAACTTTGTTACATCTTTTCATAAATGGTCACCTTGGTTCCTAATTAGCTGTTACTATGGTTGCTTAACTGGTGGATATGTTCACTTgcaggcaaggacatggcaggagCTGACCAATATTTTACCCCCACAACCAATGACTACAGCTCCGAGTATTCAATTTATGACTATGATGAAGAATCAAATGGATTATGCAGAAAATCAGAAGTCCGACAATTTGCCCAATATTTTCTTCCGCCTTTCTACTTCACTGTGTTTCTGTTAGGCTTTGTGGGGAATGTTTTGGTTGTAGTGTTGTATGTTTACTACAAGAGAATAAAAAGCATGACGGATGTCTATCTCTTGAACCTAGCTATCGCTGACATCCTCTTCCTCTGCACTCTGCCGTTCTGGGCACTGGATGCAATATCTGGATGGATATTTGGAAATTTTATGTGCAAAACTGCTAACAGCATTTATAAGATAAACTTCTTCAGCTGCATCTTATTGCTGTCTTGTATCAGCATTGACCGTTACATTGCTATTGTGAAAGCAGTTAAGGCACgggcttcaaagaaaaaaatacttcttCACAGCAAGTTAATCTCTCTAGTTGTCTGGGTGTTTGCAGTGCTGTTGTCTCTGCCAGAATTTTGCTTTAGCTTACAAGACGAAGCCCAGAAGTGTTCTACAGTCTATCCAGGGAATAGCCTGAAAGCCACAGGGTTTGCAGTTCAGGTGGCTGCTGGGTTTTTCCTGCCTTTTGCAGTCATGACATTTTGCTATTCCATGATCATTTGGAAGCTTCTCCAGGCCAGAAAATTGCAAAGGCACAAAGCTATAAAGGTGATAGGGGCTGTGGTGGGTGTCTTCGTTTTCTCACAGTTACCGTACAACAGCATCATAATCATGAAGGCCATGGATGCTATCAATATTACAATAACCAACTGCCAAACCATTAAGAACCTGGATATTGCCACCCAGATTACACAGTGCTTTGCTTTCCTGCACTCCTGTCTGAACCCACTGCTGTATGCATTTATAGGGGTGAAATTCCGAAAAGATCTGTCGAAAATCATGAAAGACATAGGCTGTGTCAGCACCTTAACCAAACCACAACAGAGCTCTTGTAAATTCTCTCCCGATTATTCAGAAACCGAAACAACAGGGACGTTTTCCTTATAAACCCCAGTTAACAGAGGCATACTACAGGGTGCTGGTGTTTGAAATACAAATGTTCCATCTAAGCATCTGGAATGGCAAAAAGATAGAACCCATggaaagaattttgttttttatgtTTTTCTACTTTATGTCAAACTTATTTTTCGAGTTAAGATAAATTAATTTTGCTATCATTAAAAGAGAAAGTTTTGTAGAATTGAACTTGCTATTAAAAGGGAAATGAGTCACAAAGAGCCTGctgttcaaaaataaatattaaaatgggcagtgcagcgGCATCATGCCTGAGTAATAACCCAGTGATATCATAACGTAACACAGGTTTACATCCTCAGCCTGAAAGGTGTCGTTAGAAGGAATGAGGGAGTGAGATTTTCAGTTACACTCGCAAGGCCTGGGCTCTGGAGTACAGATCACAGACATGAAGCTAAATCCCACCGTGGCAACAGAGAAATTTAAACCAAGTTAATTAAAGAATCTGGAATTCCATGAACACAATTATTATGATACAGAGGGAGGTCGTTTGGCCTATTGACTTTGTATTGGTTCCCAGGGGAACAGTTCAAgcgatccaattcccttttgtctCATTGTAAGGGTAATGGTGAACATTACGGttaaatattatttgtttttctGCTCTCCTGTGGGGTGGGAAACCAGCATCCCTAAGCTTTATGGCCCAGGTGTCTCTGCAGATCTAAAGTTATGTGGCTGGCCCTTAACCCTCCCCTGGACTGACCTACCAGGGCATAGTCCTGGAGTCTTTAAACATCAGCACCTTGTAAATGTAAAAAGAACCATAGATCAGTGAAGCGCAGTGGAAGAACCCAAGAGTAGTGAAAGGGTTAGAGAACCAGGCACAATACCAGTGAGATACTATTGTGACCATTCCTCATCAAAAACTTATACAGTGACAGCTTTACAAAGGGTTTTGTTTATTTTGGCATTAGAATGCCTGAGTAGGAATTTAAGGTCTGGGCTATTTTAAACCTTGGCAGGTTTCATGCATTAAAATGTGTTTTACCAATGCAATAATGCAATGGTTGCAGTATTTTTATTGGTTGGCTGAAAGCAAATTTTTGCCAGAATTTACTGCTGTCAGTGGTTGTTGGGTGGGCTGCTGGGAATGAGTTGAATAGGTAGTATATGCAAGATGCCAGAACGTGTGGGAGAGATCtgaatgaggagaaattattGCAAGAAAAGGGAcgggtcatttaaaaccgaggtatgtagaaatttcttctttcagagggtggtgaatatctggaattctttgtcccagaaagttgtggaggcAAGATCATTAGAAGAACTTAAAgtagaggtggatacatttttgagaGCTGTGGGGATCTGACACGGAgatggagttgaggcctggggtagatcagccatcgAGTGGctggcaggcttgagaggctgagtggttAAGTCCCACTcctgtttttttctgttcttgcGTCAGACACTGAAGATTAAAAGAATTAACTAGTTATTTTAGAGAAAGTAGTAATCCATACAGTTATCATTATGTAGTTTTAACACATCAAATAATCATCTTGTAGTGATTAAATGTACTTTGCTGTTTTATCGTACATTGCATTCAATATTTTGTAATCTTTCTCTTATTTTTGCATTTGCTTTGAGAATAAAACTATGTATGTTCTGGACCCTAAAGAATTCGACTGTTTTCTTTGTACAGAGACTTGTTATTGTGATGTACATTTTATTAATGTGTATCTTGTGTAACTTGGTGTGTCATAGATAGGAcatttatgctgcagttttactACTTTATATATTGAGTCCTAAGTGATGGACAAATATGTTGGCCAGGTGTTGCTGTTTTGGACACAAATGTCGATCCAGCTACAAATTCTATTCAAAGCTCAGTTTTCAGAAATTTCTGTACAAGTTCACTTGCATATCATCAAATGCACGACCTTCTTTGAACCCATAATATTAGACATACAGCAAAGTAAAAagactttgttttaaataaaattgcattaaaaaaacTCTTCAACATACAAGAGTGATCCATAGGGGTTTAGTGTAGCCAGCATAGGTTAAACACATAAAGGCAATTTTCAACATAGTATCTGGCTAATTCAAAAAGctaaaaattacagatgctgaaaatcagaagtaaaagctgaaaatgctgaggAACTCCACAAGTCTGTGTAGAGAGAAGTGGAAAGAtgaggggaggatctcattgaaacctactggatactgagaggcctggatagagtgaacgtggagagtgtgtttccgttagtaggagagtctgggatctgagggcacagcctcagaataaaggagtgtccctttaaaactgagatgaggaggaatttcttcagccggagggtggtgaatctgtggaattcgttgccacagagagctatggaggccaagtcattgggtgtatttaaagcagagattgataggttcttgatcggtaaggggggaaggtgggagaatggggttaaaaaataaatcagccatgattgaatggcagagcagactcgatgggctgaatggtctaattcacAGGAGTagaatcttatggtcttatggaattcaccatcaggccaatgaccttccatcaagacccttttgttgtatttattttcagttattgtcagcaatgccagcatttactgctcatccctaattgcccttgagaaggtggtggtgactcGCtctggtgctcccacagtgctgttggggagggagttccatgatttagacccagcgatgatgaaggaccagcaacatatttccaagtcaggatggtgtgaggcttGGAGGGGAGCCAGCATGTGGTGGTGCTtcctgcccttgcccttcttggtggtgcaGGTACTCTTGTAGGTGGTACAGACTGTGGCCATGTAGGGACCATGAGGTCTGGAGTGGATGGTCCTGGTGAAACACAAACTGGGTGAGTTGGTTACTGGCAAGCAAGTACCACCAGCCAGCACAGTAGGCAACACCTTCCATAATTTTGtagatgattgagagtagactgattgagcAGAAGTTAGttggactggatttgtcctgctttttgcgAACAATTTTCTACATCTTCATtagatgccagtgctgtaacAGAACTGTAACAGGTTGGCTAGAGGAGCACATTGCTCTGGAGGTTTGCAGTGCTACAGTTGTTGCCAGGAtttaagggcctgagttatagggagaggttgggcaggctaggactttattcctcggagtgtAGGAAATAGAGGAATGACTtctagaggtggataaaatcatgaggggcatagaaagggtgaacgcacacagagaaagggaatcagaaactagagggcataggtttaaggtgagaggggaaagatttttaaaatggacctgaggggcaacttcttcacgcagagggtggtgagtatatggaatgaactactgaaggaagtggtggaggcaggtttactaagatttaaaagacacttggataagtacatggaaagaaggggtttagagggatattggacaaatgtgggcaaatgggactagattggaggggcatcttggttggcatggacgagctgggttgaagctgtattactctatgactctatgtgatgTTGACTGTCCTCACAGTATTAGCTTATCCAGAGTTCTCAGTATCATATTGAATAAATCAAATTGGTTGAAGATTGGCTTCTTTGATGGTGAGGATCTCAGAAGGAAGCTGGGCAAAGTATCCCTGAACAGTCTATAGAAACAGCAGGGAAACCAGGACACTGCTGGTTTCCTGACCTTCACCATGGTCATCCTCAGTCAGCAGACATCACAAACTCCGTGGACATTCATCGCTTATGTGTTGACTAGTTTGTTCATAATTGGAAAAGACTCAAGCAACGTGTTGGGCCTGGTGAGGTGAAACAGCCTACTCAATCCTCACAAACCAAACATGACCATCAGTGCGGCCTctcagctagtagaactgctgaaataattaaatgttttaaatcacCACTGATACTGTGGCAACTTCAGAGGATTGTGAACACTGGGATCTCCCAGTGATGGGTCCTGATCCTCGGCTGTAAAACTGAGGCCAAAGGGCTTGGGAGAAACATGCTGACGTACACGGTTGGAAATAACACGGACTCTGGGGACATCTGATTTGCAAACTAGTACCCATTTGTCGGGGCTGAGCCTGGTTAACACTACCTGGAAAATCACTATTGATGAAGGCGAGGAATCCACTAGGGACCAGAGTGAGGGTGTAGAGAGCCAAGGTCCCAGTACAGAGAAGCGGTGAAGAGACCGCCAGGACAGGTATCTGTCAGGTGATGAATTGTGAGCCTTCACCATGTTTCCAAGAATACATTTTGCTGTTTCCCACATTATGGCAATCCCCACATCTCTGAGGAAATTGGGACAATAATATCCTGACAGTATGTCAAGGTACAGGTGAAATGGACTTCTGCAGGTCATTGCTCATTGAATTATAAATACTAGTTGAATGCAGTAGCTGGGATTAAAAAGCCCACTGCCAAGACCTGATCTTCCAAGCTTGAGGTCAGAGAGTTCCCCAGTTATGAAGGGACCATGCCCACCCTGATACTGGTCAATTCTGGAGTTTGTACTTGATGGAGATGATCAACTCATTGGCTGTCTCATTTTCAGCAGGAGCCAATGACCAAGCTCATTGGTTATCCATAATCATCATCCTGTTACCAGGCACAGTGAGTGCTGGACACCAGGGGACAGCTCTGGATGGGGTTCTAGTTTCTGCAGCTAGGGCAACACTGGGCAGTTTTGGAGATCATTTGCTGCAGCacaaagggagctgggtgtcctTGTAAACCAAACAAAGTGGAGGGCTCACCCTTTTatgacagatgaggaggaatttccttttGAGGCCTGataagcctttggaattctcaatcccaGAGAGTCAGGGAAAGGATCCaaggtagatagatttctggagAGGGgagttgaaggttatggggaactggcaggaaagtggagctgagggcaAGATTAGGTCTGGCACAATCTCATTAAATGTCAGagcaaatggcctactccaacTCCCCCAGCAATGTTTACTTGGATTGAATGCTGTTGTAACTGGTATCACTCATCAATGGGTCTGGGGCCCTATTTCAGATGTTCATAAAAACACTGGGCCAATGGCTTCCATCAGTAGAGCCACACACAGCTATTGAAACTTGTCTGTGCAGtggaacacaagagactgaggCTGAAACTATCAGTGCCTAGGCCACAGGAGTCCATATGGAACCCAGCAGCCAAAGCTGGGGAATGGCCGCTCAGTCCTGGTGGAGAGATggtgagagatggagagagaatgagaacagCCTGCAGCTCCCTTAGAGAAAAGCGTTGGTAGATGGGCAGCTCTCTCTAACAAACACTAGAGTCTACTTTAAATATTCTGCCAATTACTTGATGAAGCTGCTGAACTTGCCAGTACAGTGTGGTGGAGAGAGCATGAATTCCATCTGCAGTTGTCCACATCTAGAGTGCTCTGTTTATGAAGGAAGTTTCCCTTCAAAACAAACCCCCACCATCCTATACTCAGCACCCATCACCACAGCTTAGTTTACAGTGGCTTGGGAAGATCTGACCCGGTGTAGGAAATGCCgccccattgatttcagtggggtTTATGGGGCACTcacttttaaaaactatttgttTCAGTTCatcattggagacatttaaaaaaccATTAACGTTGGTGACATCCCTCCTGGGTTTCCTTCCATCAGAGGCATTTTGTGAGTGAGGCtgccacactccccccacccaaccacaaTGTGGACTGTGTTCTGGGCCGTGGAGCCCCAGTGAGATGGCAGGTCCAGTACACCAGAGCACACAGCGACCCTGATTCAGCCAATTAAAAAACAAGGACACTGCAGCGGACATGTTGGTTGGCTGGTATAATGTAACAAGTCAGTGGTGATTGGCTGGTCTGTTGTAAGTCAGTGGTGATTGGCAGGTCCATCAGCAATGCATGAGTACAGAGGAGTGGCAGGCAGAGAAAGCATTTATTGGTCACCACAGTGGTGCCAgccggtagagccactgcctcacagctctagtgacccaggttcagtcctgacctcgggtgctgtctgtgtggagtttgcatgttctccctgtaaccaagtGGGCTtcacccaggtgctctggtttcctaccacaccccaaagatgtgagggttggtaggtttattgtcCGCTGTAAATGGTCCTTGGTGTTGGTggctggtagaatctgaggggagttgatgggaatgcagggagaattaaaaatgggattagtgtaaaagggtggttgatgataggtgggtggaggggcctgtttccgtgctgtaccccAGGGACCGGCCTGGATAGGCAGTTAAACCCAACCCCACCAGGGCCCACATGAGCCTAAGGGCACACATAATGTGTTCAACACGAGCATGACACAGACCTAGCCCTGTCAGGCTGGGATCTACAGTGGTCCCTACTGCAGAGCACCTTGTCCCTGAAGAGAACATACTCTGTGGGAAAAGACACAACTAACTCACTGTTACAGTGTGATTGGAGAGTGGGATGTTTTCCACTTGTTCTTCTGTCAAACAGACTGTCACCTAAGCAATGACCAAAATCTATTTTCCTCACTGTTGTGGTACCAGACCCAAATGTTTCATCTGAGGTTCTGGGCGGAGATTTATCTCCACTTTGGACATTGTTTGGTGTGTCCATGTTAAATCAGGTCCGTTTTAAGGATTTCTCAGACTGCAGAGACTCCTTACAATTGGCAACTGTCCGAGAAGCTCAGTCTGGGTGTTTGCTGTGGTGTGTGAAGGGTTTTACATGGCTATAACTTGTTACAAACAGATGTCACTAGGGACCAgactaaagatgaagcaaaagaAGTAATCCTGTGTCAGAGCTCTTACCTTGACACTGTGGCCAGAATATCACTAGACTGACATACATCACCCTTCACTGGTGTCAGACCATCTCCAACACTGGGGGATGTCAAAGAAATTGTGAAGGGCACCTGGAGTGTAGGCACTGCACTGAAGGATCTCACTCTAAGAGTCAGCTTGGATACCCTCATGCCTGCAGTGTCCTTCAGTGGTTAGAGGGGAGAGTTGGTCTGGATCGAGTGGATGCGGACAgtatgtttccattagtaggagagtctgggatttgAGGGTACAGACtaggaataaagggacatccctttagaactgagatgaggaggaatttcttcagccagagggtggtgaatctgtggaattccttgtcacagagggctgtggaagccaagtcattgggtgtatttaagacagaggttgataggtttttgattgatAAAgcagttaagggttatggggagaaggcgcgAGAattgggttgaaaaaaaatcagccatgattaagtGGCAGAGTGGATTTGAtcggttgaatggcctaattctgctcatacGTCTTATGGTCCTGTGGTGACTGCGGTGGTGGGAGAAGAGTGGATTGGTCTTCACAGGGGTGGGGTGTGGTAGTGGTGATGCAAGGAAAGGCTGCTAAAGTTCCCTCAAAATCCCTTTCAACACCAGGAACAGACACAATGCCATTGGTCATTCCCTGAACAGCAGGAGGGGCCGACGGGctcttcctgcttccatttctcatGTTCTGTGGCTACGTGTTCACAGAGCATGACCACGTTGCACTCGCTTTGGCTGGACGAGCAGGCTAGCTGAGGAATAGCAACACAGCTCGCGGACGTTGGGTGGCGTTCTCAGTGCTGCTACAGTGGCCGAGATGCTAGCCATCAGATACTGCCCTCTGGTTGGCTCCACGTGTGTTGATGTGCAGCTGCCCACTACTTCCCTTCCAGTAGAGCTGTGTGGCACCTGGCATTCTCCCttgcacagccctccccaccattgacagcatctacaggaggtgctgcctcaggaaggcgtcTACCATTaaggattcccaccatccaggtcataccctcttcttgcagctaccatcaggcaggagatacaaagcctgaagtgccacaccaccagcttcaggaacaactactttacCAATAATCATTAGGCTCTTGAACTGacgtgcacaaccctaaccccacctcagcaatggaacactacggaccacctctggcactaccgtggacttatctctgattgtgttttgttttgcacaatctttttatctcttcactgtcttgtgtaatctatgttgtgtgtgttgtctgaacctacctgcctgtgatgctgctgtaagcaagtttttcaccgtgcctgtacctcaccgtatttctacacatgacgataaactcgacatGACTGGGCTGTTGTTTCAGTGGGTCTGGAGGGACTCCCTGGGTGCTGAGCCCACATGACCCTCCCTCCTGGTCTGTCCATAAATTTCTTGTGTGAGTGACGctggggactgggggggggggggggg
This genomic interval from Pristis pectinata isolate sPriPec2 chromosome 5, sPriPec2.1.pri, whole genome shotgun sequence contains the following:
- the LOC127570358 gene encoding C-C chemokine receptor type 9-like is translated as MAGADQYFTPTTNDYSSEYSIYDYDEESNGLCRKSEVRQFAQYFLPPFYFTVFLLGFVGNVLVVVLYVYYKRIKSMTDVYLLNLAIADILFLCTLPFWALDAISGWIFGNFMCKTANSIYKINFFSCILLLSCISIDRYIAIVKAVKARASKKKILLHSKLISLVVWVFAVLLSLPEFCFSLQDEAQKCSTVYPGNSLKATGFAVQVAAGFFLPFAVMTFCYSMIIWKLLQARKLQRHKAIKVIGAVVGVFVFSQLPYNSIIIMKAMDAINITITNCQTIKNLDIATQITQCFAFLHSCLNPLLYAFIGVKFRKDLSKIMKDIGCVSTLTKPQQSSCKFSPDYSETETTGTFSL